In Ferviditalea candida, the DNA window CGAAACGAGGAACGCGATCCTGTCACCCGCGCCTACGATTTTTATTACCGCGTCTATTCTCACTTCGGCGGCAAGTACAACGACTGCGACGATTGGGGGTATACGCGAAGCAAACCGGCCTACGATTTGTCAAAGGTAAAAGAAAAGTTCAAACTGGCGCACGAGCGGCTGATCGGAGTGTATATCGAAAACCGCTCGTTCGAGGAAGTTATCCCGCGATACGATTCGCCGGATAGCTTTTTTTATTGCGATCCGCCGTATCTTGGGCTTTCCGGTTACCTGTACAAGTTTGACGAATCGGATCACCGGAAGCTGCGCGAACTGCTTGGCGGAATCAAAGGCAAGTTTTTGCTCAGCATCAATGATCATCCGACGATCCGCGAATGGTATGCGCCGTTTATCATCGAGAGCGTAGAAACGCGCTACACGATCGCCAAGCAGACGAAAGGCAGGCAGCCGGCGAAGGAATTGCTCATTAGCAACTACAATATCGCGGACAGCGGAACGGAGGCAGGGTCATGAGAATGGATATCCGTGTCTATGGCCGCTACCGGAAGCATCCGTTTCTTCCGGACTATGAAATGAGTCGGAGCGGAAAGCACGAAGCCTATTCTAATGTGCCGGTCCTAGTAGTATCCGCGCAGCGGCTGGATGATATCGCGCAACTGGAATCGGACGACTTGATCCGCCAGCATTGCCGGGAGCCGCTTCTTGTCTTTACGGATCGCCAGCGTGTGCTGGCCGCCGCGCCGGAAGGGTATGACTACGTTCGGTACACTTGCGTAATCGATGCCGAGACCGCAAGGGAGATTATAAGCCGGGTGTAAGAAAGGATGAATGCTGAATGAGCGATCAGGTTCGCATTGAGCCGAAAGGCGGCAAGTTTGCCGTTGTGCTGGAGCACGGAGGTTCGACACAGGAAATGGATGTGCGGAATACGTACCGGGATGCGGAAGAGTTTGCTTTTTATGTGGCGCGCCGCGTCAAGCTGGATGTGTATTTCAAAGGACAAAAACTCGATGGAAGGAACGGTTAGCCATGGTGAAGGTGACGAAAAACGTGTTGGATGGACTGGAGGCCGTCCGATCATCGGGTATGGTCAATATGCTCGACACCTCAGGCGTGATCCGCTGCGCGGAGAAGCTCGGATTTGCCGAAACCGCGAACTGGATCCGGGAAAACAAAGACGCTTACTGGGATGGCGTGTTCGTGGGATTCGAGTCTGGATCGTAGGTTGTATGTATCGTTTCTATCCCCACTATTCACAGCCTTTATCCACAGGGCTGTGAACAACAGAAACGGTTTACAGGCGGTTCAAAATCCCTCGTGCAATCCGGATCGAGGATTGGAATAAACCATCCGCTGCGAGCGGTTGGCTTGAAACGGAGGCGGTTATGTTGCAGGTGGCGTTGTTTCGCTCCCGTCAGCGGGAGCGGAAGAGTTGGATCGAACAGCTGCGAAGCTCGGGTTACGATATCAAATTCGTGCATGACCCGGATCGGATAACCGGAGAGACGAATCTCGTCGTCATCGATACGTCCGTCGAAAGATGGAAGGAATATGTCAGACTGTTTCTGGGACAAGGGGCGCCCATTGTATTGCTGGTCGACAGCGACACCCGGTTTTCAGCGGAGGAGCTTACTTTACTGGGCGCAGCAGGGACAGTAACGCAGGAGGAGGAAACGGATCGGGTCTTTCATAAATTCCTTCATCCAAGCGAGCGCCATCCCACTGATCAGTTCGAGCATGAAACACAGGTTGCGTTTCCGCAATACGGAAGAACGCTGGCGTTGACGGCTGCAGAGTCTTCTTCAAAAGAGTCTGAACATGCCGATTTGATCAACGAACCGGAAAAAGAGCCGGAATCAACAGCGGTTGAAACGAAAAGCGAACCGATCATTCAGCAACGCGAGGCAACGGGGGGAACGCTCTCTCAGCGGAAAGCGTCACGGCAGAGTTCGGCGGAACATTCTTCTAATGGAGACGCTTCCGCAATCCGGGAAAATTCCGGCTGTGATTCGGAACAGGCCGCCTTGCAGAATGGGGATCTATCGAATCTCCAAGTTACGGAACACAAGAAACAAATCGGGCCCGTTCCATTGTCTTCGGAGCCTTCTTGCATCATGGAAGACGAGGAACGAGAACCGCCGGATCATCGTGCGAAGGCGCCGCAATGGATCGCGGATGAAGATGAGGAGGTTTGGCCGGAAGATTCGGTTAGGCAGTCGGGCATTCAACAGCCGGTAAAATCCGAAGCGGCTAGAAGCAGGGACCTTCCTTCGGTTGCGGCGGTTTATGCGGCC includes these proteins:
- a CDS encoding DNA adenine methylase gives rise to the protein MLKSPIRWQGGKSRLREDIIRRFPPHVLYAEVFGGGGWVLFGKERSKVEVFADINAELVNFFRVIQENWEELAKRFEWALYARDEFVRILNRRNEERDPVTRAYDFYYRVYSHFGGKYNDCDDWGYTRSKPAYDLSKVKEKFKLAHERLIGVYIENRSFEEVIPRYDSPDSFFYCDPPYLGLSGYLYKFDESDHRKLRELLGGIKGKFLLSINDHPTIREWYAPFIIESVETRYTIAKQTKGRQPAKELLISNYNIADSGTEAGS
- a CDS encoding DUF5049 domain-containing protein; translation: MVKVTKNVLDGLEAVRSSGMVNMLDTSGVIRCAEKLGFAETANWIRENKDAYWDGVFVGFESGS
- a CDS encoding AAA family ATPase, with the translated sequence MLQVALFRSRQRERKSWIEQLRSSGYDIKFVHDPDRITGETNLVVIDTSVERWKEYVRLFLGQGAPIVLLVDSDTRFSAEELTLLGAAGTVTQEEETDRVFHKFLHPSERHPTDQFEHETQVAFPQYGRTLALTAAESSSKESEHADLINEPEKEPESTAVETKSEPIIQQREATGGTLSQRKASRQSSAEHSSNGDASAIRENSGCDSEQAALQNGDLSNLQVTEHKKQIGPVPLSSEPSCIMEDEEREPPDHRAKAPQWIADEDEEVWPEDSVRQSGIQQPVKSEAARSRDLPSVAAVYAAKGGVGKTAFLLHLAALLSKEGRRVCVLDLDLMHGTLASMLRIQPNKTIVDLAYRIDDPKASRACLLQTKMGFSIVAAPLQPGTFRLQREQLTAILRFLKEETDIVLIDTPVHFDSLIKLALEQSEQLFLMTTDEPASMESLARMKPLFGSLRPTPELYTIWNRLSDPVPKEQRRDLLPWPVMVELPEDPTVGKAVRSGQWITSSPCSPYRLRVKQLADRWLGVETERPDAKRNLLRRLLFDRI